The Flavobacteriales bacterium DNA segment TTGAGGTACAAGGAAAACCCTGCCATTGTAAGTCTGCCAAAGGAAAATCCCGGAAGCGAACGAAGTGAGCGGGGACCTCATTCATTCGTGGAGCTGAGTTATCACAAAGAACTTGCGGCCATACATACGCCATTCCCCGAAAGGCTTCCCGGACCAATAGCAAAATGTTTCGGATAGCAGACGGCAGGTAAAGCCTGGTTCCTGCTTGTTTGGACGCTGCCCCTAATCGGACACTGATTTTTGCCTATATTTATGTGTTTTCTTACCCTTGAAAAAACTTCCTTTCATACCTGGCCGGATATATAACCGGCGTTCCGACATTCATGCCATCTTTGGCGGCAACTGGCAAAGCGGCATTGCTCCTTCTGCCAGCTATCCCTATATTTTTATTTTTTCCGGAAGTTCTGGTCATCAGCATGGTTATAAGGATGGGTGGGACAATCCGAACATCTACAGTTACACAGGCGAAGGCCAGGAAGGAGATATGAAATTCACAAAAGGGAATCTGGCTTTACGGGATCATCTCCTGAATGGAAAGAGGGTATTCCTTTTTGAAAGTGTGCAGAAAGGCCTTGTCAGGTTCATTGCAGAAGTTGAGTGTTTTGATGCTGATTATTTTGAAACACATGATACCAAGGGTAAACGTCGCATGGGGATCAAATTCTTTTTTAAGAAAATTGGAGCATCCATTCCCGTTAATCCAGATGCTTTCCATTCACTTCCACTCGTTTCCGATCCTTCGGCCTTATACGATATCCAGCTGCCAAATGAGACTGAGCGGAGGGGACTCGTAACTTCACGTGTGGGTCAGGGCGCTTATCGAAAAAGAATCATCCACCGGTGGGAATATCAATGTGCAGTAACGGGATTTGATAAATT contains these protein-coding regions:
- a CDS encoding HNH endonuclease; this translates as MKKLPFIPGRIYNRRSDIHAIFGGNWQSGIAPSASYPYIFIFSGSSGHQHGYKDGWDNPNIYSYTGEGQEGDMKFTKGNLALRDHLLNGKRVFLFESVQKGLVRFIAEVECFDADYFETHDTKGKRRMGIKFFFKKIGASIPVNPDAFHSLPLVSDPSALYDIQLPNETERRGLVTSRVGQGAYRKRIIHRWEYQCAVTGFDKLDILIASHIVPWSSANDNERLDVHNGILLSPTYDALFDRHLISFENSGRIILSERIESNAYHKIGVTGSEKIKRLSQYNLSYLERHQLHFDTLNKE